One Periophthalmus magnuspinnatus isolate fPerMag1 chromosome 4, fPerMag1.2.pri, whole genome shotgun sequence genomic window, ttctcattttcccATTCTAAGTCATATTTAAAGCAGTTTCTGTAAGTTTGAGTAGTTTTTATTCTCTGCTTCTGAAAATTCCCATTTTCAGGAACCCCCCATACTACCCTCCCCTGTTCCACTGTCAGCATAGCGCCCACGAGAACTGACAAAATGaactatgaactgacaaacaaaaGAACCACATGTATTTCAGATCATGTTTTCAcagctctaaactacagggttagcagtttttatgcagaataagaccttATGGacacaaagggagggcatctgacacataggaacatttcagatcatgtttgtacagatctaaactacagagttaactgtttttatgtagaataatcATATAGATGTAGTGATGTTTCATACTTTGTCTTGTAAATGTTCTTCAGGTTGTTATGGGTTCTGGTGCTGCCCATGCCTCTCCTGCACAGTCTCTGGGAGACTTCAGCAGCCGTACTGCCTGCCCCTGTGTGACCTCCCATGCTGTCTCGCCTCAACCTCCTGCCTGGTGCCTCTGCtagtgccccctgctggcctcgcCTTGCGCCTGACCATGAGGAACAAGTATAAAATCAAGGTAAGAACTGATGCAAAGGTATGTTCTGAAAaagttatcattattattattattattattattattattattattattattattattattaatactattactctgatttttgatgaggaagtaAAGGAGCATATTCCAAATGAATACATGTAGGTCCCGaataaaaaagaacataaaCGAGACTGATTCTAGGACTGTAGTTCTCCTACAACATTTAAGCCACAGAACACTTTACTAAGTGACCCAACATTAACCTTATCCGTATGTAAGTCATATATAACCCGTATATAAGCTGTATATTACTCATATACCCTTCCTTGATCCAccaccttaatgtggtggagggTTTGAGCATCCCAATGATcctggctggcctgggaataccttggagtcccaccggaggagctggaggatgtctttttatatatatatatataattttattatatttttgttgagtGCTTCTTTCGTCTCAGGGCTCTGTGTTGGATGATATGATGGTGGCCTGCTGCTGCTCTTGGTGCTCTTGGTGTCAGATGCATCGTGAGCTAAAACGCCGAATGAATGTGATCACCGTCCAAAACGTGGTGAGCGTGCAGCCCCCTTCCATCGTGACCCCTACCACTGTGAATATGGCAACAGAAACTGGCCATGGACAACGCCCAGCTCAAGTATTAAACTAGCCTTATGCTAACCCACGCTGCTAAACTGCTGTCACTTTAAAAAATCTTATATTCCCTGTTCTAACCATTCaaattatttttctatttaaagaGACATtgagcttttttattttttttacattgttcatTGCAAACTTCACTGATTTTTAAGGGCTGAGgtataaaatgttctgttctgttactTATAAAAATGCATCCATTGACTTTCTATTCAAAATCCAGAACCGTTcagtattttgaagtaaatttgACTTGGTGACTGAGAACTTCCTAACTACAGTGTTGAATTTGTTCAAAACATTTCAAGAACTAAGAAGTGTAagagtttaaatgtttgtataataaataaatactgcagattactgtcatttattttacattacttatgtatttgaatatatttaattagATCTAGAGATAGTAAAGCTTCTGTAACTGCTCTTAATGTTGAATCTTAACCTCATTAGATGCATAATGCCTCTGTAATACAATGCACTGCTTTTTACAGCCAGAAGGTGGCCCCAACATCACAGATTTGTTCCACTTTTGAGCGTTATAATTATGCAGTCACATTGTCCCTCCAAAATATTTAATTGGTTTGAGCTCATTAGATTCTAAATTAAAATATCCACATTAATAGTTAGTTAGTGTTAGATGGCTGGTCTGTAAATACGTGTAAAACTATAAAGTCCTTCTCAGTCATGGACAGCATCTGGGATCACACCTGGCCTGGGGCTGATTCACAGAAACATACCAGCCATTCTGTACCAAAGTATCAGCAAAAGTAAGATTTTAATAgattaataatatttaacacagacggGGGCAGATAAAAAGAACAGTTCAAATGCAGATGTgcgttgttgttgctgttgtggaTATTTCATGATAAAGTACAATACAATCACTAGGAAACTGACCCTTgaccccatctgagagtatgacatcatcaaattctagaGTCTGAAATGCACCAATAGAACAAAGTTGGACCTTTTCTTTGAATAGCATTTAACATTAGGTTATGTCCATTATTAAAGTTGAAGAACAGCTCTGTCTGGCTTAGAGGCAGAGTCACGTTCTAAGTCCGTACATCATCACATTTAAGCTCATCAGGAAACTCCCTGAAGCTGAAACACAAACAATTCTGAtcatgacacaacaacaattatctgcagttcattcatttttaataaagGGACACTATGCtgcagggactatgtctcttgtctggcctgggaacacctcagGATACCCCTGAGGAgctgggggaagtgtctggggagagggaagtctgaaCCTtactgctcagactgctgcctccatgACCTGGCATCAGATAAAAAATTatgagaaaatggatggatggttccCCActgccttgtctccatggagatgttattgtttgcctTGAATTTTCCACAGCACAGCATTACACTAATTCAACTTGCATTTTTTTGTGCTAAAAAAGGAACACACTTTACctcagatctgatttgtaacttaCACCTATAGCGCCCCCTAATGCCCAACTACATCTGTGTATCACCACCAGGAAGTATTCCAATTCATCTGACTTTTATTTTCGACGCCCCAAACAATCAGGTTCAACTGGAATCTGGAGTTTAAAAGCTCCTGGAGTCAGTGCGACGCTTTAGTCATCCACAGGAGAGTCCACAGGAGAGTCCACAGGCCAGTCCACAGGCCAGTCCACAGGCCAGTCCACAGGCCAGTCCACAGGCCAGTCCACAGGCCAGCTCACGGGACCAGCTCACGGGACCAGCCCACAGCTCTAGTTACACAGGTACAACCATCTATCTtagcatttcagaacattttaaatgtaTGAATAAATAGCCATAATTATCAAAGCAGACAGagaatttgtttaaatatttttaattatttgctgAAATTCTTTTTGTTGACAGAAAACTTATGTCATGGTTTTTATGTTCAACctaaataataattatgataATTACGCAAAGCTCTTTACAGAGACAAACCCATGAAACTATTGTCAGTGACAGGGACAAgggcagggacagggacaggatGAGCCTTTCCACATTTAAAGACTTACGGTGTCTgtcttttctacatttttattactattttatttttcattcagtcAAAttttatagatagatagagatagagagagatagagacagacagacaggttaaTTAAACGTTAATATTTGTACAGGTAAACTACAGGACAGGTCTTTAAATCGTAACCATGGCGAGGTATTCAAAGGCTAATGAAGTGGAGTGGAGCAGTGGACTCTGCGACTGCTTTGAGGACTCAAAAACATGTGAGTATGAGGACCTGGACAAGACCTGGACGAGAccaagacctggactaaaccaaggactagactaggattaaacaaggaccagggttataatgttgtatttttgttttctttattgcTCCACTCACTTGGTTCTGTTCTCTCGGTGGTTCCAGGCTGTTATGGGTTCTGGTGTTGCCCGTGTCTCGCCTGCACCGTCTCAGGCAGATTTCAGGAGAACCGCTGCCTCCCGCTGTGTGACATCTTCAGCCCGGCCATCGTGGCGTCATGTGGGATCCCGTTGTGTGTGCCCCCTGCCCTGTTTGGGCTCAGGGTCGCCGTACGACACAGATACAAAATAAAGGTGAGAGAAAGACATTTTCAAACTGATTCAAGCTTTTAAAAAGAGAGATTTGTTTGATTAAAAGTTACTACTAGGGGGCTAGTGAGAAGGCCAGACAACGAATCAATAAAgttatttctttgtattttttagattaaaaaaaataaaaaaatgccttATGACAAAATGACTTATGCTGATTTCCAGATGGAATAATTTCAGATATATAAAGGGTttagtgtttttgtatgttcTTAGATACTTGCTTTATGATTTCTGCATTGCACCAAAACATATTCTTAAattaaaatgcacattaaaTTGAATAGCTCATGTTTTAAGCCCTGGTCTCGTCTTCCAGGGCACCATATGTAGAGACATCTGCACCTCATGCTTCTGTGTGTGGTGCTCCTGGTGTCAGCTTCATCGAGAGTTACGAGCTCAGGACAAAGGTCCCATAACAGTGAATGTGACGAATGTGGTCCACGCGCAGCCGGTGCCAATGATGATGGTCAACCAGAATGTCAGATAGAGTCACAGAGacccctccatctgaaatcaggACATCAGACTGTACAAGGGTGTGAAGATTACTGTGTTTTAGGTTCTGTGAATATGATTAGACATTCACAAAACTCACTACAGATTGATGTTCACTTGTTAATGTATAAGAGAAGGTAAGAGAAGGTTAAATTATGTCATATGTGTTAAAACGTAAATCTATGAATGAACTGAACTCTGTAAATGGACACCGCaatctgaaaataaagaatACAAGACCTCTTctgttaacattttaaaatgaaatcaaagGACTATATAGTtcctatttttaaatcaatcaaaCCATATCTATGCAGAGTTCTGTGAACACCAGGGCGCTATGGTGCTATATCCTCATAGAAAGAAGGTgtagtgtttatatatatatatatatatatatatatatatatatatatatacatacatacatacatacatacatacatacacacacacacatatacacccccTCATCCATGTTCAGATGCGGGTGGTTTCATCCCTTTTCCATGCTCGGGTCCTATACCTGGGGCCTGAGAGCTTGAGGGTTcctgtactgcacttttttctggactgagatg contains:
- the LOC117370093 gene encoding placenta-specific gene 8 protein-like; amino-acid sequence: MALAPRTYTPLLDMSTIPPLSSGDVHPQCITEEGLWSTALMDCFEDAATCCYGFWCCPCLSCTVSGRLQQPYCLPLCDLPCCLASTSCLVPLLVPPAGLALRLTMRNKYKIKGSVLDDMMVACCCSWCSWCQMHRELKRRMNVITVQNVVSVQPPSIVTPTTVNMATETGHGQRPAQVLN
- the LOC117369723 gene encoding cornifelin homolog B-like, with translation MARYSKANEVEWSSGLCDCFEDSKTCCYGFWCCPCLACTVSGRFQENRCLPLCDIFSPAIVASCGIPLCVPPALFGLRVAVRHRYKIKGTICRDICTSCFCVWCSWCQLHRELRAQDKGPITVNVTNVVHAQPVPMMMVNQNVR